A section of the Posidoniimonas corsicana genome encodes:
- a CDS encoding MinD/ParA family ATP-binding protein: MNSQNRLSQDQAVALRQLVRAARVAAGQPVDGPAATGGRRGRLVVVAGAKGGVGVTTASLLLARALAARGEPTLLIDANLRQADLAHVAQAPIDGRRDLADVLSGGCRTSDARIHLEAGLSLVPGAWAPAAQPDANAEAVRRWLEDLDGLTAAGEHVVLDVGVGVKPWTEPLWRRATQAVLVSTPDKLAVLDAYAVTKLARGEGIDTPIGLLVTRAGDLATAQSVHRRVDETCRRFLGGEMPLVGWSPDDPRLAADARGASLRHAQAWTQQLAARPAAARAA; encoded by the coding sequence ATGAACAGCCAGAACAGGCTCTCCCAGGATCAGGCGGTCGCGTTGCGCCAGTTGGTGCGCGCGGCCCGCGTCGCCGCCGGGCAGCCGGTGGACGGCCCGGCCGCAACAGGCGGCCGCCGCGGGCGGCTGGTGGTGGTGGCGGGCGCCAAGGGCGGCGTTGGCGTGACAACGGCCTCGCTGCTGCTGGCACGCGCGCTCGCCGCGCGGGGAGAACCGACGCTGCTGATTGACGCCAACCTCCGCCAGGCCGACCTGGCGCACGTCGCGCAGGCCCCGATCGACGGCCGACGCGACCTGGCCGACGTGCTGTCGGGCGGATGCCGCACTTCCGACGCTCGGATCCACCTTGAGGCGGGGCTGTCGCTGGTGCCCGGCGCCTGGGCGCCCGCCGCCCAGCCCGACGCCAACGCCGAGGCGGTCCGCCGCTGGCTGGAGGACCTGGACGGACTCACCGCCGCGGGCGAGCACGTGGTGCTGGATGTTGGCGTGGGGGTCAAGCCGTGGACCGAGCCGCTGTGGCGCCGCGCGACGCAAGCGGTGCTGGTCTCCACGCCCGACAAGCTGGCGGTGCTGGACGCGTACGCCGTCACGAAGCTGGCCCGTGGCGAGGGCATTGATACTCCGATCGGCCTGCTCGTGACGCGGGCCGGCGACCTGGCGACCGCACAGTCTGTGCACCGTCGCGTGGACGAAACCTGCCGGCGGTTCCTGGGCGGTGAGATGCCGCTGGTTGGGTGGTCGCCGGACGACCCGCGGCTGGCGGCCGACGCTCGTGGCGCGTCGCTGCGGCACGCCCAGGCGTGGACCCAGCAGCTGGCGGCCCGGCCCGCCGCGGCCCGCGCCGCGTAG
- a CDS encoding nitroreductase family protein, which yields MDTLSAIEQRRSVKHYDAGFEMPAADVQRLLDLALLSPTSFNIQNWRFVVVRDPELKKKVRAAAWDQAQVEEAQLTLLLCGDLRSWDEDPGRYWRNAPESAQQQIVPMIREFYQSRGEQTQRDEVMRSCGIAAQTLMLAAKSMGYDSCPMIGFDPEKVAELINLPEGHVIGMMLVIGKAAQPARPRGGQLPKEEVVVTDRFA from the coding sequence ATGGACACCCTGTCCGCGATCGAACAACGCCGCTCGGTCAAGCACTACGACGCCGGTTTCGAGATGCCCGCAGCGGACGTGCAGCGTCTGCTGGACCTGGCGCTGCTGTCACCCACCTCGTTCAATATCCAGAACTGGCGGTTTGTTGTGGTGCGGGACCCCGAGCTGAAAAAGAAGGTTCGCGCCGCCGCCTGGGACCAGGCCCAGGTCGAAGAGGCGCAGCTGACCCTTCTGCTTTGTGGTGACCTCCGCAGTTGGGACGAAGACCCGGGGCGGTACTGGCGGAATGCGCCGGAGTCGGCTCAGCAGCAGATCGTGCCGATGATCCGCGAGTTCTACCAGTCGCGCGGCGAGCAGACGCAGCGTGACGAGGTCATGCGCAGCTGTGGCATCGCGGCCCAGACGCTGATGCTGGCGGCCAAGAGCATGGGGTACGACAGCTGCCCTATGATCGGGTTCGACCCGGAGAAGGTGGCCGAGCTGATCAACCTGCCCGAGGGTCACGTGATCGGCATGATGCTGGTGATCGGCAAGGCGGCGCAGCCCGCCCGGCCCCGCGGCGGGCAGCTTCCGAAGGAAGAGGTCGTGGTAACCGACCGGTTCGCCTGA
- a CDS encoding PilZ domain-containing protein: MLDAGDEQSVIDTLWTAAELYAEVPAQDRRSWQNNATTPTRFDSRRTYGRYTYGRRSILLLDGKTHGVYVNDVSRNGIGFFSPVQLFPGHKYWLVLPGPKKAQVDIRRCRRVGESSYRCGAAFVDSEFTPPEGLG; encoded by the coding sequence ATGCTGGACGCAGGTGATGAGCAGAGCGTGATCGACACGCTGTGGACCGCGGCCGAACTCTACGCCGAGGTCCCCGCGCAGGACCGGCGGTCCTGGCAGAACAACGCGACCACGCCGACGCGTTTTGACTCGCGGCGGACGTACGGACGCTACACCTACGGCCGCCGATCGATCCTGCTCCTGGACGGCAAGACCCACGGCGTGTACGTGAACGATGTGTCGCGGAACGGCATTGGCTTCTTCTCGCCGGTCCAGCTGTTCCCAGGCCACAAGTACTGGCTGGTCCTGCCCGGGCCCAAGAAGGCGCAGGTCGACATCCGCCGCTGCCGGCGGGTCGGCGAGAGCAGCTACCGCTGCGGCGCCGCGTTCGTGGACAGCGAGTTCACCCCGCCCGAGGGGTTGGGTTAG
- a CDS encoding outer membrane protein assembly factor BamB family protein: protein MSSANENPLRLRVPVLLVLVMWASAILPTRLTQFSMTTVWFLMVGLGGAMLAYAGWWLAFSRVTVADRVSGVLLMIGALVAGVQFTFHHTAGQFMPMLVLLLPGVFTAVTFGMLLSKSLPWGMARWVVAAWMLMAVVVWSGVRVDGSDGRMALQLSWRGLPTAEEVFLAQRGQQEGVSGVSLEESQGTVTLAEGDWPCFRGPQQDAVYHGPPFPTDWNLHAPKQLWRRRVGPGWSSFAVIGDRLYTQEQRGEQEATVCYNGNTGDEAWAATTDARFYKVESGVGPLATPSFYEGAIFSCGAAGAVMRLDAATGAVGWRRQLTTDLPRDTPPEWGFASSLLLVPHDGAALAIVYVGNPDPTGESSDAASQAVIAYHSDTGEPAWTAGVGNHAYCTPVLASLGGVDQVLCASNAGLESLAPATGERLWFYEWPTGEFPRIAQPIIVDDETVVLASGYGFGAHGIQVSQDTGEWKTDTLWQSRNLRPYFNDCVHHDGYVYGFDDKFFTCLDVRTGKLAWPKRTRRQTQFGCGQVVLAERSGALLVMTEHTGELVLLAPRPDGPQELSRMKVLEGKTWNHPVLAHGRLYVRNGVEAACYQLPALDIATRSTGDGVSR, encoded by the coding sequence ATGTCGTCAGCGAACGAGAACCCCCTGCGTCTGCGCGTGCCGGTGTTGCTGGTGCTAGTGATGTGGGCCAGCGCCATCTTGCCGACGCGGTTGACGCAGTTCAGCATGACCACCGTGTGGTTTTTGATGGTTGGTCTGGGCGGCGCAATGCTCGCGTACGCCGGATGGTGGCTCGCGTTCAGCCGGGTCACGGTGGCGGACCGCGTCAGCGGCGTGCTCCTGATGATCGGGGCGCTGGTGGCGGGAGTGCAGTTCACGTTCCACCACACGGCCGGCCAGTTCATGCCGATGCTGGTGCTGCTGTTGCCGGGGGTGTTCACCGCAGTCACGTTCGGGATGCTGCTGTCCAAGTCGCTCCCTTGGGGTATGGCGAGGTGGGTCGTGGCCGCGTGGATGCTGATGGCGGTGGTGGTTTGGTCCGGCGTCCGCGTCGACGGCAGCGACGGGAGGATGGCCCTCCAACTGTCCTGGCGGGGCCTGCCCACCGCCGAAGAGGTTTTCCTGGCGCAGCGAGGCCAGCAAGAAGGCGTTAGCGGCGTCAGCCTGGAGGAGTCGCAAGGAACGGTCACGCTCGCCGAGGGCGACTGGCCGTGCTTCCGCGGCCCGCAGCAGGACGCCGTGTACCACGGCCCCCCCTTCCCCACCGACTGGAACCTGCACGCCCCCAAGCAGCTGTGGCGGCGGCGGGTCGGACCCGGCTGGTCGTCATTCGCCGTGATCGGAGACCGGCTCTACACCCAAGAGCAACGCGGCGAGCAGGAGGCGACCGTCTGCTACAACGGCAACACGGGCGACGAGGCGTGGGCCGCCACGACAGACGCGCGTTTCTACAAGGTGGAGTCGGGCGTCGGCCCGCTAGCGACCCCCAGCTTCTACGAAGGCGCCATCTTCTCGTGCGGCGCGGCGGGCGCGGTGATGCGTCTGGACGCCGCGACCGGCGCCGTGGGCTGGCGCCGACAGCTGACCACGGACCTTCCCCGCGACACACCGCCCGAATGGGGCTTCGCAAGCAGCCTGCTGCTGGTCCCACACGACGGGGCCGCGTTGGCGATCGTCTACGTCGGCAACCCCGACCCAACCGGCGAGTCGTCAGACGCCGCCAGCCAGGCCGTCATCGCCTACCACAGCGACACCGGCGAGCCAGCCTGGACGGCGGGCGTCGGCAATCACGCGTACTGCACGCCGGTATTGGCAAGTCTGGGCGGCGTCGACCAGGTGCTGTGCGCGTCGAACGCCGGCCTCGAGTCGCTCGCCCCCGCCACGGGCGAGCGGCTGTGGTTCTACGAGTGGCCTACCGGCGAGTTCCCGCGCATCGCCCAGCCGATCATCGTCGACGACGAAACGGTCGTGCTGGCTTCGGGCTACGGGTTCGGCGCCCACGGCATCCAGGTCAGCCAGGATACCGGCGAATGGAAGACCGACACCCTGTGGCAGAGCCGCAACCTGCGCCCGTACTTCAATGACTGCGTGCATCACGACGGTTATGTCTACGGCTTCGACGACAAGTTCTTCACCTGCCTGGACGTCCGCACCGGCAAGCTTGCTTGGCCGAAGCGGACCCGCCGGCAAACACAGTTTGGATGCGGCCAGGTCGTGCTCGCGGAGCGGTCCGGCGCGCTGCTGGTGATGACCGAACACACGGGCGAGTTGGTGCTGCTTGCGCCGAGACCCGACGGGCCCCAGGAGCTGAGCCGCATGAAGGTCCTCGAGGGCAAGACCTGGAACCATCCGGTGCTCGCCCACGGACGGCTGTACGTGCGCAACGGGGTGGAGGCCGCCTGCTACCAGCTGCCGGCGCTCGACATCGCGACGCGTTCGACCGGCGATGGTGTATCGCGGTAG
- the flhF gene encoding flagellar biosynthesis protein FlhF: MSIKTYRAKNMRDALDLIRADLGPDAAVLHTRDVRRGLLGRFLQSKMVEVAASATVHVPSRFAEQTSDREPDQLSEPAAEPAPSLLGTDYRARYREAVRLQSSTELDDLGARVKQLYAEPGSPDGGGMPDACFHAFTDMIEAGIDEATCRKLLEQARRGAPDSHAHDYQELRGRLERLIAESLPVTGGIRLAEDARRVVALVGPTGVGKTTTIAKLAANFRLREHRRVGLVTVDTYRVAAVEQLRTYADIIDLPMEVVSTPREMREAIARLADLDLVLVDTAGRSPRDDVKIQELKSMLGEAQPDEVCLVLSCTSGERNLAVTAERFAPAGVTSMIYTKLDEATSLGHLLPVTQSHGLPISYLTDGQNVPDDIQVADSSSLAHRLFEVAA, translated from the coding sequence ATGTCCATCAAGACCTACCGCGCCAAGAACATGCGGGACGCGCTCGACCTGATCCGGGCGGACCTGGGGCCCGATGCGGCGGTGCTGCACACGCGTGACGTCCGCCGCGGGCTGCTGGGGCGTTTTTTGCAGAGCAAGATGGTCGAGGTCGCCGCTTCCGCCACGGTCCACGTGCCGAGCCGGTTTGCCGAGCAAACCTCTGACCGCGAGCCGGACCAGTTATCTGAACCGGCGGCCGAACCTGCGCCGTCGCTGCTAGGAACCGACTACCGGGCGCGGTACCGCGAGGCGGTGCGGTTGCAGTCGTCGACCGAGTTAGACGACCTCGGCGCGCGGGTCAAGCAACTCTACGCGGAACCGGGTTCGCCCGACGGCGGCGGGATGCCGGACGCGTGCTTCCACGCGTTCACCGACATGATCGAGGCCGGGATCGACGAGGCCACCTGCCGGAAGCTGCTGGAGCAGGCCCGCCGCGGCGCCCCCGATTCCCACGCGCACGACTACCAAGAACTGCGGGGGCGCCTGGAGCGGCTTATCGCCGAGAGCCTGCCCGTCACCGGCGGCATCCGGCTCGCCGAGGACGCGCGGAGGGTCGTGGCGTTAGTCGGGCCCACGGGCGTCGGTAAGACTACCACCATCGCCAAGCTGGCCGCCAACTTCCGCCTCCGCGAGCACCGCCGCGTTGGGCTCGTGACGGTCGACACCTACCGGGTAGCGGCGGTCGAGCAGCTGCGCACCTACGCCGATATCATCGACCTGCCGATGGAGGTAGTCAGTACGCCGCGCGAGATGCGCGAGGCGATCGCCCGCCTGGCGGACCTCGACCTGGTGCTGGTCGACACCGCCGGCCGCAGCCCGCGCGACGATGTAAAGATTCAAGAGCTCAAGTCGATGCTCGGCGAGGCCCAGCCGGATGAGGTCTGCCTGGTGCTCAGCTGCACGTCGGGCGAGCGGAACCTGGCGGTCACCGCCGAGCGGTTCGCGCCGGCCGGCGTGACCTCGATGATCTACACCAAGCTCGACGAGGCCACCAGCCTGGGGCACCTGCTGCCCGTGACACAGTCGCACGGCCTGCCGATCAGCTACCTGACCGACGGTCAGAACGTGCCCGACGACATCCAGGTCGCCGATTCGAGCAGCCTCGCCCACCGCCTGTTCGAGGTCGCCGCTTGA
- a CDS encoding DUF1559 domain-containing protein, with translation MPTTAARSTKLRCHTGDRSGFTLVELLVVIAIVGVLIALLLPAVQIAREAARRGSCANNLRQTCLAAQNHLQANGGLPAGSVAKPPPEDLAIREWTFFRWSALAQLLPHMEGDSLYRSLDLTRPLYKNLGGEVTDENVAAVRQVVPEFLCPSDSRLRLHPDFGPTNYAANTGTGGASGSPRVTDGPFAVNSSTRPAEITDGLSKTVLFAESVLGVPDSTSRDPRTDYKFVFRAPLTESMCAASGQWNFSDPRGFSWANGEFRCGLYNHHDTPNSPTHDCVSVLLGGSHSQRYTPYGWRAARSLHPSGVNAAMADGSVRYVNDAIDLAVWQAMATIQGGEVE, from the coding sequence ATGCCGACCACCGCCGCCCGATCGACGAAGCTGCGCTGCCACACCGGCGACCGGTCTGGCTTCACGCTGGTCGAGCTGCTGGTGGTGATCGCGATTGTAGGCGTGCTAATCGCGTTGCTGCTGCCGGCGGTACAGATTGCCCGCGAAGCGGCCCGCCGTGGCTCGTGCGCCAACAACCTCCGTCAGACCTGCCTGGCCGCCCAGAACCACCTGCAAGCCAATGGCGGCCTGCCGGCGGGCTCGGTCGCCAAGCCCCCGCCCGAAGACCTGGCGATCCGCGAGTGGACGTTCTTCCGCTGGTCGGCGCTGGCGCAGCTGCTGCCGCACATGGAGGGCGACTCGCTCTATCGGTCGCTCGACCTCACGCGCCCGCTGTACAAGAACCTGGGCGGCGAGGTAACGGACGAGAACGTGGCCGCCGTGCGGCAGGTAGTGCCCGAGTTCCTCTGCCCGTCCGACAGCCGGCTGCGGCTGCACCCCGACTTCGGGCCCACTAATTACGCGGCCAACACCGGCACGGGCGGCGCAAGCGGCTCGCCCCGCGTGACCGACGGCCCCTTCGCGGTCAACTCGAGCACCCGCCCCGCCGAGATTACCGACGGCCTCAGCAAGACCGTGCTGTTCGCCGAGAGCGTGCTGGGGGTCCCCGACTCGACTTCCCGAGACCCGCGGACCGACTACAAGTTCGTGTTCCGCGCGCCGCTGACCGAATCGATGTGCGCCGCCAGCGGGCAGTGGAACTTCAGCGACCCGCGCGGCTTCTCTTGGGCGAACGGCGAGTTCCGCTGCGGCCTGTACAACCACCACGACACGCCCAACTCGCCAACGCACGACTGCGTGTCGGTGCTGCTGGGGGGGTCGCACTCGCAGCGTTACACGCCCTACGGCTGGCGGGCCGCGCGCAGCCTGCACCCCAGCGGCGTCAACGCCGCCATGGCCGACGGCAGCGTCCGCTACGTGAACGACGCTATCGACTTGGCGGTATGGCAGGCGATGGCGACCATCCAGGGCGGCGAGGTCGAGTAG
- a CDS encoding carboxypeptidase-like regulatory domain-containing protein has protein sequence MAHAHPFRVLAAVAVSLIVARAALGVDVHGRVVDDHDHPVAGMQVLLWSVPDRANFESSTDWHSAYCQHRKESKDSVLSATKTDDAGRYRFDGVPAQTYLIQANPWGDAFESSAAKPDTAPKLLATMATWVDATDVRQEHQANVRVSAGRRFRIQLVDSDSGKPLDFDQPFAVEYVPQYGEERVAMRRQSAQVSQQGCVELRAPADAVRLRLSPPQPIDPHRTWGGILAPVDIPLESSAESQPTPVRVADAVGWRHQIGSPRQ, from the coding sequence ATGGCGCACGCACACCCCTTCCGAGTCCTGGCGGCGGTCGCCGTTTCACTCATTGTCGCCCGGGCCGCGTTAGGTGTGGATGTCCACGGCCGGGTCGTTGACGATCACGACCATCCGGTCGCCGGCATGCAGGTGCTTCTTTGGTCGGTCCCCGATCGGGCCAACTTTGAGAGCAGTACGGACTGGCATTCTGCGTACTGCCAACACCGCAAAGAGTCGAAAGACTCCGTCCTATCGGCGACCAAGACCGACGACGCCGGCAGGTACCGCTTCGATGGCGTGCCCGCGCAGACTTACCTGATTCAGGCGAACCCCTGGGGCGACGCCTTCGAGTCGTCCGCGGCCAAGCCGGACACAGCGCCCAAGCTGCTCGCGACCATGGCCACCTGGGTCGACGCCACGGACGTTCGGCAGGAGCACCAAGCTAACGTCAGGGTGAGCGCCGGTCGGCGATTCCGTATCCAACTTGTCGACTCGGATTCAGGGAAACCTCTGGACTTCGACCAGCCATTCGCTGTTGAGTATGTTCCGCAGTACGGCGAAGAGCGGGTCGCCATGAGGCGCCAGTCGGCGCAGGTCAGTCAACAAGGTTGCGTAGAGTTACGCGCCCCCGCGGATGCGGTGAGGCTACGCTTGTCGCCGCCGCAGCCGATCGACCCCCACCGGACGTGGGGAGGTATTCTTGCGCCCGTCGATATTCCCTTAGAGTCGTCTGCAGAGTCGCAGCCGACCCCCGTGCGGGTAGCGGACGCGGTGGGCTGGCGACACCAGATCGGCTCGCCGCGCCAGTGA
- a CDS encoding FliA/WhiG family RNA polymerase sigma factor, translated as MLVVWKEYKANPDSKPLRNQLVEEYLPLVKYNGERIWSRLPDGVELDDLISAGVFGLMDAINAFDLDRGVKFETYCVPRIRGAMLDELRSMDWVPRLVRSKASKLNEAVKKLEAKHGRSPTEIELAEHMGLSVQELEKMIQEANAVNLISLNKKWYETDSYKDVREIDILEDKKGEDPTRRVQKSDLMRLVTKGLNRNERLIIILYYYEELTMKEIGATLDLSESRVSQMHSAIVQRLQGQLGRRRPEFGAAG; from the coding sequence ATGCTCGTGGTCTGGAAAGAATACAAGGCCAACCCCGACAGCAAACCGCTCCGCAACCAGCTCGTCGAGGAGTACCTGCCGCTGGTCAAGTACAACGGCGAGCGGATCTGGAGCCGCCTGCCGGACGGCGTTGAGCTGGACGACCTGATCTCCGCCGGCGTGTTCGGCCTGATGGACGCTATCAACGCGTTCGACCTGGACCGCGGCGTCAAGTTCGAGACCTACTGCGTCCCCCGCATCCGCGGCGCCATGCTGGACGAGCTCCGCAGCATGGACTGGGTGCCCCGCTTGGTCCGCAGCAAGGCCAGCAAGCTCAACGAGGCGGTCAAGAAGCTCGAGGCCAAGCACGGCCGATCCCCAACCGAGATCGAGCTCGCCGAGCACATGGGCCTGTCGGTCCAGGAGCTCGAGAAGATGATCCAGGAGGCCAACGCGGTCAACCTGATCAGCCTCAACAAGAAGTGGTACGAGACCGACAGCTACAAGGACGTCCGCGAGATCGACATCCTCGAGGACAAGAAGGGCGAGGACCCCACCCGCCGCGTGCAGAAGTCGGACCTGATGCGGCTGGTCACCAAGGGCCTCAACCGCAACGAGCGGCTGATCATCATCCTCTACTACTACGAGGAGCTCACGATGAAGGAGATCGGCGCCACGCTCGACCTCTCCGAGAGCCGCGTCAGCCAGATGCACTCGGCCATCGTGCAGCGGCTGCAGGGCCAGCTGGGCCGCCGCCGCCCCGAGTTCGGCGCCGCGGGCTAG
- a CDS encoding HD-GYP domain-containing protein has product MATLAPTPTPTSTPDGYLALSSGLLRMSDKALASYYCLADGARTPELLCNRGHKLSDDALARLVDGGAGRVLVPEREFVTLGERLLGKTSAVLSDTRLSQAERFSLLLAARTNEVETVQRLLKPVRLIEVCKRIAEDVYDLLHAGKVCPVEMFHAPRFGSRWLVHAANVCCYSVLLGIARGFDDQDDLRRLAVAAMLHDLGQRCDGGKEQVKLSKEERQEQHFSHPQRGFEELLDDSDLDQRQLLVVYQHHESLDGSGFPVGIDQSEICPWAMLVKVVDTFDELTSDAPGGGRLTAEEAFRKLRDESGGAFDTEMVRCWTQVMSRA; this is encoded by the coding sequence ATGGCCACGCTCGCCCCCACGCCAACCCCAACCAGCACACCCGACGGCTACCTCGCGCTGTCGTCGGGGCTGCTGCGCATGTCGGACAAGGCGCTGGCGTCGTACTACTGCTTGGCGGACGGCGCCCGCACGCCCGAGCTGCTCTGCAACCGCGGGCACAAGCTGTCCGACGATGCGCTTGCTCGGCTTGTCGACGGCGGCGCGGGCCGGGTGCTGGTGCCCGAACGCGAGTTCGTCACGCTTGGCGAGCGGCTGCTCGGCAAGACCTCGGCGGTGCTGTCCGACACGAGGCTGTCGCAGGCCGAACGGTTCTCGTTGCTGCTGGCCGCCCGCACCAACGAGGTCGAGACCGTTCAGCGGCTGCTGAAGCCCGTGCGGCTGATCGAGGTGTGCAAGCGGATCGCCGAGGACGTCTACGACCTGCTGCACGCGGGGAAGGTCTGCCCGGTTGAGATGTTCCACGCCCCGCGGTTCGGTTCACGCTGGCTGGTGCACGCGGCGAATGTCTGTTGCTACAGCGTGCTGTTAGGCATCGCCCGGGGATTCGACGACCAAGACGACCTGCGCCGGCTGGCCGTGGCGGCCATGCTGCACGACCTTGGTCAGAGGTGCGACGGCGGCAAGGAGCAGGTGAAGCTCAGCAAGGAAGAACGGCAAGAACAGCACTTCTCGCACCCGCAGCGCGGATTCGAGGAGCTGCTCGACGACAGCGACCTCGACCAGCGCCAGCTGCTCGTGGTGTACCAGCACCACGAGTCCCTGGACGGCAGCGGGTTCCCGGTCGGAATCGACCAGAGCGAGATCTGCCCGTGGGCCATGCTGGTGAAGGTAGTGGACACGTTCGACGAACTAACTTCCGACGCCCCCGGCGGCGGCAGGCTGACCGCCGAGGAGGCGTTCCGCAAGCTGCGTGACGAGTCGGGCGGCGCGTTTGACACGGAGATGGTCCGATGCTGGACGCAGGTGATGAGCAGAGCGTGA
- a CDS encoding dioxygenase family protein, whose product MDRSCLGPSRRTFLQNTARLAAASAGLSALSSEALADLVATPRMTEGPFYPDRLPLDTDNDLLIVNDAIDHAVGQITHLSGRALSAAGEPLRNAVIEIWQVDNHGVYLHSGSDGAGNRDKSFQGYGRFLTDAKGRYYFRTIKPVPYPGRTPHIHVAVSQNGRRVLTSQFFVKGEAQNQRDGILRGLTEAQRDRVVVDFRPIEGSKLGELSAECDLVLGHTPAENEEGKFPGVVARPEYGSGRGSRRQP is encoded by the coding sequence ATGGACCGAAGCTGCCTTGGGCCCTCACGGCGAACGTTTCTTCAGAACACGGCCCGGCTGGCGGCCGCTTCGGCGGGCCTGTCGGCGCTATCTAGCGAGGCGCTGGCCGACCTTGTCGCGACGCCACGGATGACCGAGGGCCCGTTCTACCCGGACCGCCTGCCGCTAGACACCGACAACGACCTGTTGATCGTAAACGACGCGATCGACCACGCGGTCGGTCAGATCACCCACCTGTCCGGCCGGGCGCTGAGCGCCGCGGGCGAGCCGCTCCGCAATGCGGTGATCGAGATCTGGCAGGTCGATAACCACGGCGTCTACCTGCACTCCGGTTCCGACGGCGCGGGCAATCGCGACAAGAGCTTCCAGGGCTACGGCCGGTTCCTGACCGACGCCAAGGGGCGGTACTACTTCCGCACCATCAAGCCGGTCCCCTACCCCGGACGCACGCCGCACATCCACGTAGCGGTCAGCCAGAATGGCCGCCGCGTGCTGACCTCGCAATTCTTCGTCAAGGGCGAGGCGCAGAACCAGCGGGACGGCATCCTCCGCGGACTAACCGAGGCGCAACGCGACCGCGTAGTCGTCGACTTCCGGCCGATCGAGGGCTCGAAGCTCGGCGAGTTGTCAGCCGAGTGTGACCTGGTGCTCGGGCACACGCCGGCCGAGAACGAGGAGGGCAAGTTCCCCGGCGTTGTGGCCCGGCCAGAATACGGCAGTGGGCGGGGCTCACGACGCCAACCCTGA